Proteins from one Bactrocera neohumeralis isolate Rockhampton chromosome 3, APGP_CSIRO_Bneo_wtdbg2-racon-allhic-juicebox.fasta_v2, whole genome shotgun sequence genomic window:
- the LOC126753008 gene encoding uncharacterized protein LOC126753008: MEQVASGSGQQTPRRKWRYLEAMSFMEKIPNSRRTISSISADFESVQDNIIIDPLEASTSSATIETSQPASSDGRGQKKKNGDAFAKFLETAGATICTMINESRSRKTNSTAQHFASLATKISEAGLPPEMMTNIEAKVSALVFEEISNFYLG, translated from the exons ATGGAGCAAGTCGCTTCCGGGAGTGGCCAACAAACTCCACGGAGAAAATGGCGTTATCTGGAAGCAATGTcgtttatggaaaaaattccaaattcaaGGCG tactattaGCAGCATAAGCGCAGATTTCGAAAGTGTCCAAGACAATATAATTATAGATCCTTTAGAGGCATCAACATCATCGGCGACAATAGAAACGTCTCAGCCGGCATCTTCGGATGGACGTGGACAAAag AAAAAGAACGGGGATGCGTTCGCAAAATTCCTTGAAACGGCAGGCGCGACCATATGTACAATGATTAACGAATCACGTTCGCGTAAAACCAATTCAACCGCACAACATTTTGCATCCTTAgctacaaaaatttcagaagCCGGTCTTCCGCCAGAAATGATGACAAATATCGAGGCAAAAGTGTCGGCACTAGTGTTTGAGGAAATCAGCAATTTCTATTTGGGGtag